In Sodalis ligni, a single genomic region encodes these proteins:
- the cysD gene encoding sulfate adenylyltransferase subunit CysD — translation MDQQRLTHLRQLEAESIHIIREVAAEFANPVMMYSIGKDSSVMLHLARKAFFPGTLPFPLLHVDTGWKFREMYEFRDYTAKAYGLELLVHRNPDGVAMGINPFIHGSAKHTDIMKTEGLKQALNKYGFDAAFGGARRDEEKSRAKERIYSFRDRLHRWDPKNQRPELWRNYNGQINKGESIRVFPLSNWTELDIWQYIFLENIEIVPLYLAKPRPILERDGMLMMVDDDRINLQPGEVIAQRMVRFRTLGCWPLTGAVESNARTLPEIIEEMLVATTSERQGRVIDRDQSGSMELKKRQGYF, via the coding sequence ATGGATCAACAACGACTCACTCATTTGCGGCAACTGGAGGCGGAAAGTATCCATATCATCCGTGAAGTCGCCGCTGAATTCGCTAATCCCGTGATGATGTACTCCATCGGCAAAGACTCGTCGGTCATGCTGCATCTGGCGCGCAAGGCGTTCTTTCCCGGCACGCTGCCGTTCCCGCTGCTGCACGTGGATACCGGCTGGAAATTTCGCGAAATGTATGAGTTCCGGGACTATACCGCCAAAGCCTATGGCCTTGAATTACTGGTCCATCGCAATCCGGATGGGGTCGCCATGGGGATCAATCCCTTTATTCACGGCAGCGCCAAACACACCGACATCATGAAAACCGAAGGGCTGAAGCAGGCGCTGAATAAATACGGTTTCGATGCCGCCTTTGGCGGCGCGCGGCGCGATGAGGAAAAGTCCCGCGCCAAGGAACGCATTTACTCCTTTCGCGATCGCCTGCACCGCTGGGACCCGAAAAACCAGCGTCCCGAGCTGTGGCGCAACTACAACGGCCAAATCAACAAAGGGGAAAGCATCCGGGTATTCCCGCTCTCCAACTGGACCGAGCTGGATATCTGGCAGTACATCTTTTTGGAAAATATCGAAATCGTGCCGCTTTATCTGGCTAAGCCTCGTCCAATCCTGGAACGCGACGGCATGCTGATGATGGTGGACGACGACCGCATCAATTTACAACCCGGTGAAGTGATTGCCCAGCGGATGGTGCGTTTTCGCACCCTGGGCTGCTGGCCGCTCACCGGCGCGGTGGAATCCAACGCCCGCACCCTGCCGGAAATCATTGAGGAGATGCTGGTGGCCACCACCAGCGAACGGCAGGGCCGAGTAATCGACCGCGATCAATCCGGATCGATGGAACTGAAAAAGCGTCAGGGTTATTTTTAA
- the cysG gene encoding siroheme synthase CysG — MDYLPLFADLRQRPVLVVGGGDVAARKIQLLLRAGAQVRVVARRLLPELEQQAQLKVIHWLGQEFSEDMLEGVFLAIAATDDGDLNAEVFAAADKRRILVNVVDCQPLCSFIFPSIVDRSPITVAISSGGKAPVLVRILREKLESLLPSFLGPMADIAGAWRERVKRHIPSVAGRRRFWEKALDGRFATLVAQGQLVNAEEVLQQGLTANAEEALQQGLTAEAEAGGDVALVGAGPGDSGLMTLRGLQLIQQADVVLFDNLVSEDILELVRRDAERIAVGKRCGAHSMAQEEINRLLILHARQGKRVVRLKGGDPFIFGRGGEELQAVAAAGIPFQVVPGVTAAAGAAAYAGIALTHRDHAQSVTFITGHLRPGGEQLDWPALARGRQTLAIYMGVMKAAEISRQLIKHGRSPLTPVAVIGRGTRPDQQVFTGTLEKLADLAQQAPTPALLIIGEVVSLHDEIAWFGQTALAAQKRASLVNLA; from the coding sequence GTGGATTATTTACCTCTGTTTGCCGATCTCAGGCAACGCCCTGTGCTGGTTGTCGGCGGAGGCGATGTTGCCGCGCGTAAAATCCAATTGCTGCTGCGCGCCGGCGCGCAGGTCAGGGTGGTTGCGCGCCGGCTGTTGCCCGAACTGGAACAACAGGCGCAGTTGAAGGTTATCCACTGGCTTGGCCAGGAATTTTCCGAAGATATGCTGGAGGGCGTTTTCCTGGCGATTGCCGCCACCGATGATGGGGATCTCAATGCCGAGGTCTTTGCCGCGGCCGATAAGCGCCGGATATTGGTCAATGTGGTGGACTGCCAGCCCTTATGCTCCTTTATTTTTCCCTCCATTGTCGATCGGTCGCCGATAACCGTTGCCATCTCCTCCGGCGGGAAAGCGCCGGTGCTGGTGCGTATCCTGCGGGAAAAGCTGGAATCGCTGCTGCCGTCGTTCCTCGGGCCGATGGCGGATATTGCCGGTGCCTGGCGTGAACGGGTCAAACGGCATATCCCTTCGGTTGCCGGGCGCCGCCGTTTTTGGGAAAAGGCTCTTGACGGCCGCTTCGCCACCCTGGTGGCGCAGGGGCAGCTTGTTAATGCCGAGGAAGTCTTGCAACAAGGGCTGACAGCCAATGCCGAGGAAGCGCTGCAACAGGGCCTGACCGCCGAAGCAGAAGCCGGGGGCGACGTTGCGCTGGTGGGGGCCGGCCCCGGCGATAGCGGGCTGATGACCCTGCGCGGCCTGCAACTGATTCAACAGGCGGACGTGGTACTGTTCGATAACCTGGTGAGCGAGGACATCCTGGAACTGGTGCGGCGCGATGCCGAGCGGATTGCCGTGGGAAAACGGTGCGGCGCCCACTCCATGGCCCAGGAAGAGATCAATCGGCTGCTTATTCTTCATGCGCGGCAGGGCAAACGGGTGGTGCGCCTCAAAGGCGGCGACCCCTTTATATTCGGCCGCGGCGGCGAAGAGCTGCAGGCGGTGGCCGCCGCCGGCATTCCATTCCAGGTGGTGCCCGGCGTGACCGCCGCCGCCGGTGCCGCCGCCTACGCCGGCATCGCGCTGACCCACCGGGATCATGCCCAAAGCGTGACTTTTATCACCGGCCATCTGCGCCCCGGGGGCGAACAGCTGGATTGGCCGGCCCTGGCCCGCGGCCGGCAAACGCTGGCGATTTATATGGGAGTGATGAAAGCGGCCGAAATCAGCCGGCAGCTCATCAAACACGGCCGATCGCCGCTCACGCCGGTGGCGGTTATCGGCCGCGGCACCCGGCCGGATCAGCAGGTTTTCACCGGCACGCTGGAAAAACTCGCTGACCTGGCGCAACAGGCGCCGACACCGGCCTTGCTGATTATCGGCGAAGTCGTCTCCCTGCATGACGAAATCGCCTGGTTCGGACAAACAGCTTTAGCGGCGCAGAAACGCGCGTCGTTGGTCAATCTGGCTTGA
- a CDS encoding aminopeptidase translates to MFHLGRITRTRFVGHSKRARLVLGLSGLLTVCLPAFAAPDHYAQEQMRYIATYFPGRMAGSPAELMAAEYLQRRLAQMGYQSNLRTFNTRYQFHGSDGKADWRKISATSVIAAKAGATGGEILVIAHSDTFMPRSDGDLNNNLGGLTLQGVDDNASGVGVMLDLARRLGPVPLAVGVRFVALSAGEPETLGAEDYLQRMTPQEKRNTLLVINLDSLIGGEKLRVDYSPDSGDSRLLGLVKDLGTRARQAGIPLILNTGIRAAAECSTDALPFAKAGFAVLDVGSGIAGNRCRERNVSRNFPHGMVRYQSPLDNLTYLDRHLTGQMGKRARDSLALLGPMLERLTGADKPKG, encoded by the coding sequence ATGTTTCACCTCGGTCGCATTACGCGAACCAGGTTCGTGGGCCACAGTAAGCGCGCCAGGCTCGTTCTGGGCTTAAGCGGTTTGCTGACGGTATGTCTGCCGGCCTTCGCGGCGCCAGACCATTATGCGCAAGAGCAGATGCGCTATATCGCCACCTATTTCCCCGGGCGCATGGCGGGAAGTCCGGCTGAATTGATGGCTGCGGAATACCTGCAGCGGCGCCTGGCGCAGATGGGTTATCAAAGCAATCTGCGTACCTTTAATACCCGATACCAATTTCATGGCAGCGACGGCAAGGCCGACTGGCGCAAGATTTCCGCCACCTCGGTGATTGCCGCCAAAGCCGGCGCCACCGGCGGCGAAATCTTGGTCATTGCCCATTCAGATACGTTTATGCCGCGCAGCGACGGCGATCTGAATAACAATCTTGGGGGATTAACCTTGCAGGGGGTGGACGATAATGCCTCCGGCGTCGGCGTCATGCTCGATCTGGCCCGGCGGCTCGGGCCGGTTCCCCTCGCGGTAGGGGTGCGTTTCGTGGCGCTCAGCGCCGGCGAACCCGAGACCCTGGGGGCCGAGGATTATCTACAGCGGATGACGCCGCAGGAAAAGCGCAATACTCTGTTGGTGATTAATCTTGATAGCCTGATCGGCGGCGAAAAACTGCGGGTGGACTACAGTCCGGACAGCGGCGACAGCCGTCTGCTGGGGCTGGTTAAAGACCTGGGAACCCGGGCGCGACAGGCGGGCATTCCGTTGATACTCAATACCGGCATCCGCGCCGCCGCCGAATGCAGCACCGACGCCCTGCCCTTCGCCAAAGCCGGCTTCGCGGTACTGGATGTCGGTTCGGGCATCGCCGGAAACCGATGCCGTGAACGCAACGTCAGCCGCAATTTCCCCCACGGCATGGTGCGTTACCAGAGTCCCCTCGATAATCTGACCTACCTGGATCGCCACCTCACCGGCCAAATGGGTAAACGCGCCCGGGATAGCTTGGCGCTGCTCGGACCGATGCTGGAAAGACTCACCGGGGCAGATAAGCCCAAGGGATAA
- a CDS encoding phosphoadenylyl-sulfate reductase, with amino-acid sequence MTELNLNSLNALDKAQQTEALADINLRLEALTAEQRVGWALDNLPGEVVLSSSFGIQAAVCLHLVTRQRLNIPVILTDTGYLFPETYQFIDALTEKLQLNLQVFRAQLSPAWQEARYGKLWEQGVEGIEQYNQMNKVEPMNRALSQLQAQSWLAGLRREQSGSRARLPVLAIQRGVFKLLPIIDWDNRQVYQYLKQHGLDYHPLWEQGYLSVGDTHTTRKWEPGMSEEETRFFGLKRECGLHEG; translated from the coding sequence ATGACCGAACTGAATCTGAACAGCCTTAACGCGCTGGATAAGGCGCAACAGACGGAGGCCCTGGCCGATATCAACCTTCGGCTGGAGGCGCTGACCGCCGAACAGAGGGTGGGCTGGGCGCTGGACAACCTGCCGGGGGAAGTGGTGCTGTCGTCCAGTTTCGGCATCCAGGCGGCGGTGTGTCTGCATCTGGTCACCCGACAACGGCTGAATATCCCGGTGATCCTCACCGATACCGGTTATTTGTTCCCGGAAACCTATCAGTTTATCGACGCCCTGACCGAAAAATTGCAGCTTAACCTGCAGGTCTTTCGCGCACAGCTGTCCCCCGCCTGGCAGGAAGCCCGCTACGGCAAGCTGTGGGAGCAGGGGGTGGAAGGTATCGAGCAATATAACCAAATGAATAAAGTCGAGCCCATGAACCGGGCGCTGAGCCAGCTGCAGGCGCAAAGCTGGCTGGCCGGCCTGCGCCGGGAGCAGTCCGGCAGCCGCGCCCGCCTGCCGGTGCTGGCTATCCAGCGCGGCGTATTCAAGCTGCTGCCGATTATCGACTGGGATAACCGCCAGGTGTACCAGTATCTGAAGCAGCATGGCCTGGATTACCATCCGCTGTGGGAACAGGGTTATCTTTCGGTGGGGGATACCCACACCACACGCAAATGGGAGCCGGGTATGAGCGAAGAGGAAACCCGCTTTTTCGGCCTGAAGCGGGAATGCGGCCTGCACGAGGGCTGA